A stretch of Microbacterium caowuchunii DNA encodes these proteins:
- a CDS encoding zinc-dependent alcohol dehydrogenase family protein: protein MMRAVVFTSEGKLALEERPQPTPGYKEILIETAAVGICGTDTHVFDGEFEGTVFPLVPGHEATGTIVALGEGVNDGVFDFHVGDHVAVNPSTTCGECEFCQNGHQNLCRFWNGLGVVASDGASQQYFTAPAGNVYKLKPETDLYEAALIEPLACAIRGWDVLPRRLGDHVLVYGAGTMGLLMAQLAGKAGAATVTIVDLNEARLQTAAECGIELRYTSADDADREKWDVVIDCTGNIRAIEDGLTRVKPAGYFQDFGVAPADKTAQFSPFRVYRDEITIVGTMAVLNSFGRAVELFEAGAINAKAMISHSFTLDDYDQALEMFRRGEGRKLQIRPNDTESRVFL from the coding sequence ATGATGCGCGCAGTTGTATTCACCTCGGAAGGCAAGTTGGCGCTCGAGGAGCGGCCTCAGCCGACGCCCGGGTACAAAGAGATCCTGATCGAGACCGCTGCAGTCGGCATCTGCGGCACCGACACCCACGTGTTCGACGGCGAGTTCGAGGGCACGGTGTTCCCCCTCGTGCCCGGCCATGAGGCCACGGGCACGATCGTGGCGCTCGGCGAGGGGGTCAACGACGGTGTGTTCGATTTCCACGTCGGCGACCACGTCGCAGTCAACCCGAGCACGACATGCGGCGAATGCGAGTTCTGCCAGAACGGCCACCAGAACCTGTGCCGCTTCTGGAACGGACTGGGCGTCGTCGCCTCCGACGGCGCATCGCAGCAGTACTTCACCGCGCCCGCCGGCAACGTCTACAAGCTGAAGCCCGAGACGGACCTTTATGAGGCGGCGCTGATCGAGCCGCTCGCGTGCGCCATTCGCGGCTGGGATGTGCTGCCGCGTCGCCTGGGGGACCACGTGCTCGTCTACGGCGCAGGGACGATGGGGCTTCTCATGGCGCAACTCGCCGGCAAGGCCGGGGCAGCGACGGTCACCATCGTCGACCTCAACGAGGCGCGGCTTCAGACCGCCGCCGAGTGCGGCATCGAGCTGCGCTACACGAGCGCTGATGACGCCGACCGCGAGAAGTGGGACGTCGTCATCGACTGCACGGGCAACATCCGCGCGATCGAAGACGGGCTCACGCGCGTCAAGCCCGCCGGGTACTTCCAGGACTTCGGCGTCGCACCGGCGGACAAGACAGCACAGTTCTCGCCCTTCCGGGTCTACCGCGATGAGATCACCATCGTCGGCACGATGGCGGTCTTGAACTCGTTCGGCCGTGCCGTGGAGCTGTTCGAAGCGGGCGCCATCAACGCCAAGGCCATGATCAGCCACTCGTTCACCCTGGACGACTACGACCAGGCGCTGGAGATGTTCCGCCGCGGAGAAGGGCGCAAGCTGCAGATCCGCCCGAACGACACCGAATCGCGGGTGTTCCTGTGA
- a CDS encoding ABC transporter permease has protein sequence MSAPPSTPPVDATTATNVVDPPRSWASRALQALLTQRIVLLAVLIVILLGVMTILDVSGLLSGSYNADYLAAALISAVPLALLGLAQLIVITSGRGGIDLSVGSMVSLTGIVFGYLYGILELPLVVAIVITVLAGALAGAVNGVLVSYIGFPALIATLATFYMYRSLALVVSGQKPINAPAIQQFYDAARAVELPVIGGVLPLVPLGVFTFLLPAIVLVWLGMNKTTWGRRVYAIGTNDVAAVWAGLGNKSTRASAYVLSGVISSVVAIYTVAQFASARPDAGTSGNGMALPAITIAVLGGVAITGGIGRVAGVVLAALLIVWLNAGILLLVPGNEGSQLQLFALGAVLVFAALLNGLTKRKYGGI, from the coding sequence ATGAGCGCTCCCCCTTCGACACCGCCCGTGGATGCCACGACCGCGACGAACGTCGTCGATCCGCCCCGATCCTGGGCGAGCCGGGCGCTGCAGGCGCTGCTCACGCAGCGGATCGTGCTGCTCGCGGTGCTGATCGTGATCCTGCTGGGCGTCATGACCATCCTGGACGTCAGCGGGCTGCTCAGCGGGTCCTACAACGCGGACTACCTGGCGGCGGCGCTCATCAGCGCGGTGCCGCTGGCGCTGCTGGGTCTCGCGCAGCTCATCGTCATCACGTCCGGGCGCGGCGGGATCGACCTGTCGGTCGGGTCGATGGTCTCCCTCACCGGCATCGTCTTCGGCTACCTCTACGGCATCCTCGAACTCCCGCTGGTCGTCGCGATCGTGATCACGGTGCTCGCGGGGGCCCTGGCCGGAGCCGTGAACGGCGTCCTCGTCTCCTACATCGGCTTCCCCGCGCTGATCGCGACGCTCGCGACGTTCTACATGTACCGCTCGCTGGCCCTCGTGGTCAGCGGGCAGAAACCCATCAACGCGCCGGCGATCCAGCAGTTCTACGATGCCGCCCGCGCGGTGGAGCTACCGGTCATCGGTGGCGTGCTGCCGCTCGTGCCGCTGGGGGTGTTCACCTTCCTGCTCCCCGCGATCGTGCTGGTGTGGCTGGGGATGAACAAGACCACATGGGGGCGGCGGGTGTACGCCATCGGCACGAACGACGTCGCCGCGGTGTGGGCCGGACTCGGCAACAAGTCGACGCGGGCGAGCGCCTACGTCCTGTCCGGGGTGATCTCCAGCGTCGTCGCGATCTACACGGTCGCGCAGTTCGCCTCCGCGCGGCCGGATGCCGGGACGTCCGGGAACGGGATGGCCCTGCCGGCCATCACGATCGCCGTCCTCGGCGGTGTAGCGATCACCGGGGGCATCGGACGGGTCGCGGGGGTGGTGCTGGCCGCCCTGCTGATCGTGTGGCTGAACGCCGGCATCCTGCTGCTCGTCCCCGGCAACGAGGGGTCCCAGTTGCAGTTGTTCGCGCTCGGTGCGGTGCTGGTGTTCGCGGCGCTGTTGAACGGCCTCACCAAACGCAAGTACGGCGGCATCTGA
- a CDS encoding DUF2291 family protein has product MTATAQRATPRKALSPGAKRGIWIGVIVLVILGVVLGTRVVSNDDPLLQGTEEFDPATFGAENFPGVQESIAERATDAETLAAAIAEDPAAAAEEYATASSGGPVYSVTFTGTVGEGTSGIYEVEVEGLPDDVLVRVQTGPAINGTELRDATGEITFGQFTNQIDYQNAAAALNEELKKAVLANIDNAALQGKTITVTGAFTLINPSSWLVTPTEIEVS; this is encoded by the coding sequence GTGACCGCCACCGCACAGCGGGCCACGCCCCGTAAGGCCCTGTCGCCAGGAGCCAAGCGCGGCATCTGGATCGGCGTGATCGTCCTGGTCATCCTGGGCGTCGTGCTCGGCACCCGGGTCGTCTCGAACGACGACCCGCTGCTCCAGGGCACCGAGGAGTTCGACCCGGCGACGTTCGGCGCGGAGAACTTCCCCGGGGTGCAGGAATCGATCGCCGAGCGCGCCACCGACGCGGAGACGCTCGCCGCAGCGATCGCCGAGGATCCCGCCGCCGCGGCCGAGGAGTACGCGACGGCGAGTTCCGGCGGTCCGGTGTACAGCGTGACCTTCACCGGCACCGTCGGCGAGGGGACGTCCGGCATCTACGAGGTCGAGGTCGAGGGGCTGCCCGATGACGTGCTCGTGCGCGTGCAGACCGGACCCGCCATCAACGGCACCGAACTGCGCGACGCGACCGGCGAGATCACGTTCGGGCAGTTCACGAACCAGATCGATTACCAGAACGCGGCCGCCGCGCTGAACGAGGAGCTCAAGAAGGCGGTGCTCGCGAACATCGACAACGCCGCGCTCCAGGGCAAGACCATCACCGTCACCGGCGCATTCACCCTGATCAATCCGAGTTCGTGGCTCGTGACTCCCACGGAGATCGAAGTCTCATGA
- a CDS encoding NAD(P)-dependent alcohol dehydrogenase, whose amino-acid sequence MDAAVLVRRQEIEVQRRPVPTPRADEVLVRVTAVGVCGSDVHFFTDGHLGDWVVEEPLVLGHESGGTIVAVGADVDPSRVGERVSIEPQHPSTTSAETLRGEYNLDPHMEFYAVPGTDGAFQEYVTIQSHFAHAVPDTVSDHAAALMEPLSVAIATARKAGFSPGDRVLITGAGPVGIAIAQVAVAYGASEIIVSDIAEDRRAAARSFGATATVDPASPDFAAAIEGVDSFVDASGAASAVRAGITALRPSGRAVLVGMGLPEVPLPIIAIQNKELVVTGVFRYANTWPTAIALVASGRVDLDRMVTGTFGLGDVRTALESTADPRTIKSIVEPGRR is encoded by the coding sequence ATGGACGCTGCGGTGCTCGTGCGCCGCCAGGAGATCGAGGTCCAGCGACGCCCGGTGCCTACCCCGCGAGCCGATGAGGTCCTCGTCCGGGTGACGGCGGTCGGCGTGTGTGGCAGCGACGTGCACTTCTTCACCGACGGCCACCTCGGCGACTGGGTCGTCGAGGAACCACTCGTCCTCGGCCACGAATCGGGCGGGACGATCGTGGCGGTCGGCGCCGATGTCGACCCGTCCCGCGTCGGCGAGCGCGTCTCGATCGAGCCGCAGCATCCGTCGACGACCTCGGCTGAGACGCTGCGCGGCGAGTACAACCTCGACCCGCACATGGAGTTCTACGCGGTTCCCGGCACCGACGGCGCCTTCCAGGAGTACGTCACGATCCAGAGCCACTTCGCCCACGCCGTCCCCGACACGGTCAGCGATCACGCGGCGGCACTCATGGAGCCGCTGTCGGTCGCCATCGCCACGGCCAGGAAGGCAGGGTTCTCCCCGGGCGATCGGGTACTCATCACCGGCGCCGGCCCGGTCGGCATCGCCATCGCGCAGGTCGCGGTCGCGTACGGCGCCTCGGAGATCATCGTCTCGGACATCGCCGAGGACCGCCGCGCAGCCGCACGATCATTCGGCGCCACGGCGACCGTCGATCCGGCGTCACCGGACTTCGCTGCTGCCATCGAGGGCGTGGACTCCTTCGTCGATGCCTCGGGCGCTGCATCCGCCGTCCGGGCGGGCATCACGGCGCTGCGCCCCTCGGGCCGCGCGGTGCTGGTCGGCATGGGACTGCCCGAGGTCCCCCTGCCGATCATCGCTATCCAGAACAAGGAGCTCGTCGTCACCGGGGTCTTCCGGTACGCGAACACCTGGCCCACCGCGATCGCGCTCGTCGCGAGCGGACGCGTCGACCTCGACCGGATGGTGACCGGGACGTTCGGGCTCGGCGACGTCCGCACCGCGCTCGAGTCCACGGCCGACCCGCGCACGATCAAATCCATCGTCGAACCGGGTCGTCGCTGA
- a CDS encoding ABC transporter permease has protein sequence MTTIRPETGPVVQATARRILPPAVTGQEWVLVGVIAALWVLLGIFTPAFLSPGSVQPLLVAVAPIALVGVGMTFIILTAGIDVSVGGAIMVCAVITAKLMVGADVPLVVAVLVAVVTGTLLGLLNGFLIAYGRVHAIIITFGTANLFQFLGLRIFGSSTVNGIPSTLEAFGRGEAGRTFGIPHSFAITVVVVALAWWYLRYTRGGRHLYAIGGNENAARLAGVRVRPRVMSSYAITGGLVGLAACFIIAAGTSSLDQSVGAGRELAVIAAVVIGGTSILGGRGSVVGTLFGAILVQTVLSGVTQLGWPSQLGFLFVGLFIIVAVGTDLLREKARKKK, from the coding sequence ATGACCACCATCAGACCCGAGACCGGACCCGTCGTCCAGGCTACGGCCCGCCGCATCCTCCCTCCCGCGGTCACCGGGCAGGAATGGGTGCTGGTGGGGGTGATCGCCGCGCTGTGGGTCCTGCTCGGGATCTTCACGCCGGCGTTCCTGAGCCCGGGGTCCGTCCAGCCCCTCCTCGTGGCGGTCGCCCCGATCGCCCTCGTCGGGGTCGGGATGACCTTCATCATCCTGACCGCCGGCATCGACGTCTCGGTCGGCGGCGCGATCATGGTCTGCGCGGTCATCACGGCGAAGCTGATGGTGGGCGCCGACGTGCCGCTGGTCGTGGCGGTACTGGTCGCGGTCGTCACCGGCACACTGCTCGGGCTGCTGAACGGCTTCCTGATCGCGTACGGGCGTGTGCACGCCATCATCATCACCTTCGGCACCGCGAACCTCTTCCAGTTCCTCGGCCTGCGGATCTTCGGTTCGTCCACGGTGAACGGCATCCCCTCGACGCTCGAGGCGTTCGGGCGGGGCGAAGCCGGCCGCACGTTCGGCATCCCGCACAGCTTCGCGATCACCGTCGTGGTGGTCGCGCTGGCCTGGTGGTACCTGCGGTACACCCGGGGTGGTCGTCATCTCTACGCGATCGGCGGCAACGAGAACGCCGCCCGCCTCGCCGGGGTCCGGGTGCGCCCGCGGGTGATGAGCTCCTACGCCATCACGGGCGGGCTGGTGGGACTGGCCGCGTGCTTCATCATCGCTGCGGGGACGTCTTCGCTCGACCAATCGGTCGGGGCCGGTCGCGAACTCGCGGTGATCGCCGCCGTGGTCATCGGGGGCACATCGATCCTCGGCGGACGCGGCTCGGTCGTGGGCACCCTGTTCGGCGCGATCCTCGTCCAGACCGTGCTCAGCGGCGTGACCCAGCTCGGCTGGCCGTCGCAGCTGGGCTTCCTGTTCGTCGGACTATTCATCATCGTGGCGGTCGGCACGGATCTGCTGCGCGAGAAGGCGAGGAAGAAGAAATGA
- a CDS encoding dihydroxyacetone kinase family protein, translating into MSYVLNDPADFADEAAAGFVAAHRGLVRRVPGGVARATATPSGQVAVVIGGGSGHYPAFAGLVGPGLAHAAVMGNVFASPSAQQVYSAAKAVATDAGVLLSYGNYAGDVLNFDQAEARLNAEGIPCRTVRVTDDIYSAGPDEREKRRGIAGDLAVFRAAAWAAEQGFDLDAVHAVAARANERTRSFGVAFTGCTLPGAKEPLFTVPAGQMGVGMGIHGEPGIDVRPLPTAKELGALFVDALLDERPADIPGAHGARVGVILNGLGAVKSEELFVVYATVSQLLEDAGVVVVEPEIGEYATSFEMAGVSLTLFWLDEELERAWSAPAYTPAYRKGARDLTGIAAGDEAIDETEADIPVASAGSIAAAETVCAVIDAIRNVIDREAEELGRLDAVAGDGDHGIGMKRGARAAAEAARKAGAAGAGAGTVLSLAGDAWAHRAGGTSGALWGAGLRAAGEQIGDQDRPDAAVIARAMDAARAIVQGNGKAQVGDKTLVDALVPFVDSLGDAVSSGLPLADAWAAAAGEAEKAAAATASLVPRMGRARPHVEKSIGTPDPGAVSFALAMTAASAVLAR; encoded by the coding sequence ATGAGCTACGTACTGAACGACCCGGCGGATTTCGCCGATGAGGCCGCTGCGGGATTCGTCGCAGCCCACCGTGGCCTGGTCCGTCGCGTCCCCGGCGGCGTCGCCCGCGCGACCGCGACGCCGAGCGGTCAGGTCGCCGTCGTCATCGGCGGCGGGTCCGGACACTACCCGGCGTTCGCCGGCCTGGTGGGACCGGGTCTCGCCCATGCGGCCGTGATGGGCAACGTCTTCGCCTCGCCGAGCGCGCAGCAGGTCTACAGCGCAGCGAAGGCGGTGGCCACCGACGCGGGCGTGCTGCTGAGCTACGGCAACTACGCGGGCGACGTCCTCAACTTCGACCAGGCCGAGGCTCGGTTGAACGCGGAGGGGATTCCCTGCCGCACCGTGCGGGTCACCGACGACATCTATAGCGCCGGTCCCGACGAACGGGAGAAGCGCCGCGGCATCGCCGGGGACCTCGCGGTCTTCCGAGCCGCGGCGTGGGCTGCCGAGCAGGGATTCGACCTCGACGCCGTGCACGCTGTGGCTGCGCGGGCGAACGAACGAACGCGCTCGTTCGGTGTCGCCTTCACCGGGTGCACACTGCCCGGAGCGAAGGAGCCCCTGTTCACCGTGCCGGCGGGCCAGATGGGTGTCGGAATGGGCATCCACGGCGAGCCGGGCATCGATGTGCGCCCCCTTCCGACCGCCAAGGAACTCGGCGCGCTCTTCGTGGATGCTCTGCTCGATGAGCGACCCGCCGACATCCCCGGAGCGCACGGCGCCAGGGTGGGGGTCATCCTGAACGGTCTCGGCGCGGTCAAGTCCGAGGAACTGTTCGTCGTGTACGCCACGGTCTCCCAGTTGCTCGAAGACGCCGGGGTCGTCGTCGTGGAGCCGGAGATCGGTGAGTACGCCACCAGTTTCGAGATGGCGGGCGTCTCGCTCACCCTGTTCTGGCTCGACGAGGAGCTCGAACGTGCATGGAGTGCGCCCGCGTACACCCCGGCCTACCGGAAGGGCGCGCGAGACCTGACGGGCATCGCCGCCGGTGACGAGGCCATCGACGAGACAGAGGCCGACATCCCGGTCGCATCCGCCGGTTCCATCGCTGCCGCGGAGACGGTCTGCGCCGTCATCGATGCGATCCGGAACGTGATCGACCGCGAGGCCGAGGAATTGGGGCGGCTGGATGCCGTCGCCGGAGACGGCGATCACGGCATCGGTATGAAACGTGGCGCCCGAGCCGCCGCAGAGGCCGCGCGAAAGGCAGGTGCGGCCGGTGCCGGCGCCGGGACCGTGCTGAGTCTCGCCGGAGACGCCTGGGCGCATCGCGCCGGTGGCACCTCCGGCGCGCTCTGGGGAGCGGGACTGCGTGCCGCCGGCGAGCAGATCGGCGACCAGGACCGCCCGGACGCGGCGGTCATCGCCCGTGCAATGGATGCGGCGCGCGCGATCGTGCAAGGGAACGGCAAGGCCCAGGTCGGCGACAAGACGCTCGTGGACGCCCTCGTCCCCTTCGTCGACTCACTGGGCGACGCCGTGTCCTCCGGTCTTCCCCTCGCCGATGCGTGGGCCGCCGCCGCCGGTGAAGCCGAGAAGGCCGCCGCCGCCACCGCCTCGCTGGTCCCACGCATGGGCCGCGCCCGGCCGCATGTGGAGAAGAGCATCGGCACCCCCGATCCCGGGGCGGTTTCGTTCGCCCTTGCGATGACCGCCGCTTCGGCCGTCCTCGCGCGTTGA
- a CDS encoding sugar ABC transporter ATP-binding protein, with product MSADDVVLEARNIVKTYGGTRALKGVNFEIRPGTVTTLFGENGAGKSTLMKILSGVEQPTSGEIILDGEPVVFASTTDARDRGISIIHQELSLAPNLSVRDNIFMGREITGPFGVDYAEETRQTRALLDEMQLAIDPDTLVADLRVGQQQIIEIARALSVNSRILIMDEPTSALAAAEVEVLFGIIRDLLSRRVAIVYISHHLEEALEVTDHAVVLRDGTMTARGERADIDLEWIVRNMVGDNFDLGSPPTGYDFGDTVLSVKKLQIVDRENPERTIVNGLDLDVRAGEVVCIYGLMGAGRTELLEAIAGKEEVAAGDILLDGRSILSDTIAQRIDDGVGLVPEDRQRDGLVQTFDVGTNLTLASLDRSLVRGAISRRSEKRRALDLINAVTVKTPGPDAPIGSLSGGNQQKVVIGKIIATEPRVMLLDEPSRGIDVGAKGEVFRLLAQRASEGLAVVYSTSEVGECFSIAHRIIVMRRGRISAEFTPDATKDMIMAASGEAVAD from the coding sequence ATGAGCGCCGATGACGTGGTCCTCGAGGCGCGAAACATCGTCAAGACGTACGGCGGGACGCGCGCGCTGAAAGGCGTGAACTTCGAGATCCGCCCGGGCACGGTCACCACCCTCTTCGGGGAGAACGGCGCGGGCAAATCCACCCTGATGAAGATCCTCTCGGGCGTCGAACAGCCGACTTCCGGGGAGATCATCCTCGACGGGGAGCCCGTCGTGTTCGCCTCGACGACCGACGCGCGGGACCGCGGGATCTCGATCATCCACCAGGAGCTGAGCCTCGCGCCGAATCTGTCCGTGCGGGACAACATCTTCATGGGGCGGGAGATCACCGGACCCTTCGGAGTGGACTACGCGGAGGAGACCCGCCAGACGCGTGCGCTGCTCGACGAGATGCAGCTCGCCATCGATCCGGACACCCTCGTCGCCGATCTCCGTGTGGGTCAGCAGCAGATCATCGAGATCGCCCGTGCCCTCTCCGTGAACTCCCGCATCCTCATCATGGACGAGCCGACGTCGGCGCTCGCCGCCGCAGAGGTGGAAGTGCTGTTCGGCATCATCCGCGACCTGCTCTCGCGCCGCGTCGCGATCGTCTACATCTCGCATCATCTCGAAGAGGCCTTGGAGGTCACCGATCACGCGGTCGTACTCCGAGACGGGACGATGACCGCCCGCGGTGAGCGCGCGGACATCGACCTGGAATGGATCGTCCGCAACATGGTCGGCGACAACTTCGATCTCGGTTCACCGCCCACCGGGTACGACTTCGGCGACACCGTTCTGAGCGTGAAGAAGCTGCAGATCGTCGACCGGGAGAACCCTGAGCGCACGATCGTGAACGGGCTCGACCTGGACGTGCGCGCCGGCGAGGTCGTCTGCATCTACGGACTCATGGGTGCAGGACGCACGGAACTCCTCGAGGCCATCGCAGGCAAGGAGGAGGTCGCCGCCGGCGACATCCTCCTCGACGGCCGCTCGATCCTCTCCGACACCATCGCCCAGCGCATCGACGACGGGGTCGGCCTCGTTCCGGAGGACCGGCAGCGCGACGGGCTGGTGCAGACGTTCGACGTGGGTACGAACCTGACCCTCGCGAGCCTCGACCGCAGCCTCGTGAGGGGCGCGATCTCACGACGGAGCGAGAAGCGGCGTGCCCTCGACCTGATCAACGCCGTCACCGTCAAGACGCCCGGTCCGGACGCACCGATCGGTTCGCTGTCCGGTGGCAACCAGCAGAAGGTCGTGATCGGCAAGATCATCGCGACCGAACCGCGCGTCATGCTCCTCGACGAGCCCAGCCGAGGCATCGACGTCGGGGCCAAGGGTGAGGTGTTCCGCCTTCTCGCCCAGCGCGCCAGCGAGGGTCTGGCGGTCGTGTACTCCACCTCCGAGGTCGGCGAATGCTTCAGCATCGCCCACCGGATCATCGTGATGCGCCGTGGCCGGATCTCGGCCGAGTTCACCCCGGACGCCACGAAAGACATGATCATGGCCGCCTCCGGCGAAGCCGTGGCCGACTGA
- a CDS encoding ABC transporter permease, translating into MTTTTTTILENRKKFSLAKLLLEGRAFLALILIIVVFSLLSPNYLTVGNVLIMASHVAIYALLGLGMLMVILNGGIDLSVGSTLGFSAVIAGFLLQGVPIEIFGVTLYPSVPVVVLLSCGVGALVGLVNGILVARFNVPPFVATLGMLYVVRGFALLMTNGLTINDLAGEPELGNTGFDWLGFNRILNVPIGVIIMGLVAIALGYVLGRTKFGRWLYASGGNERAAELSGVPVKRVKVYVYVISGVCASIAGLILASTLTSASPTAGNTYELTAIAAVVIGGAALTGGRGNVRGTLLGAFVIGFLSDGLVIVGVSAYWQTVFMGAVIVIAVLLNTLQYGRRRRPAAPASPAPSTPAPVPAGSGSNSSGQGS; encoded by the coding sequence ATGACGACGACAACGACCACCATCCTCGAGAACAGGAAGAAGTTCTCGCTCGCCAAGCTCCTGCTGGAGGGGCGGGCCTTCCTCGCGCTCATCCTCATCATCGTGGTGTTCTCGCTCCTTTCGCCCAACTACCTCACGGTGGGCAACGTGCTCATCATGGCGTCGCACGTGGCGATCTACGCGCTGCTCGGGCTCGGGATGCTGATGGTGATCCTCAACGGAGGCATCGATCTTTCGGTCGGCTCGACGCTGGGATTCTCGGCGGTCATCGCCGGATTCCTGCTCCAAGGCGTGCCCATCGAGATCTTCGGCGTCACCCTCTACCCGAGTGTGCCGGTGGTGGTTCTGCTCTCCTGCGGAGTGGGCGCGCTCGTCGGCCTGGTCAACGGGATCCTGGTGGCGCGGTTCAACGTCCCACCCTTCGTGGCGACGCTCGGCATGCTCTATGTGGTCCGGGGCTTCGCGCTCCTCATGACCAACGGGCTCACGATCAACGACCTGGCCGGGGAGCCGGAGCTCGGCAACACCGGTTTCGACTGGCTCGGCTTCAACCGCATCCTCAACGTTCCCATCGGTGTGATCATCATGGGTCTGGTCGCCATCGCGCTGGGCTATGTATTGGGACGCACCAAGTTCGGCCGCTGGCTCTACGCCTCCGGCGGCAACGAACGCGCCGCGGAGCTCTCCGGTGTCCCCGTCAAGCGGGTGAAGGTCTACGTCTACGTCATCTCGGGCGTGTGCGCGTCCATCGCCGGACTCATCCTCGCGTCGACGCTCACCAGTGCCAGCCCGACGGCGGGCAACACGTACGAGCTCACCGCCATCGCCGCGGTCGTCATCGGCGGGGCAGCCCTCACCGGCGGACGCGGCAACGTGCGGGGCACGCTGCTCGGGGCCTTCGTGATCGGCTTCCTGTCGGACGGGCTCGTCATCGTCGGCGTCTCCGCCTACTGGCAGACCGTGTTCATGGGTGCCGTGATCGTCATCGCCGTGCTCCTGAACACGCTGCAGTATGGCCGGCGCCGTCGCCCGGCCGCCCCTGCTTCTCCCGCACCCTCGACGCCGGCCCCCGTGCCGGCGGGCTCGGGATCCAACTCGTCGGGACAGGGATCTTAG
- a CDS encoding D-ribose ABC transporter substrate-binding protein: MVRKKALAVLAAAGALVLGLTACSGGSSNESTGGAAAGSGEAGGLITIIVNDPANPYWKTEGDIAAATAEELGYEATVGAHKGDANTENTLIDTAISNKSVAIILDPANADGSVAAVKKATNAGIPVFLVNAEINEPGIAKAQLVSNNAQGAALGAQEWVRLMGDAGDYVELFGAPSDNNAQTRSNGYTTVISQYPGLVQVGKEVADWDRTKGHDKMQALLQANPAINGVISGNDEMALGAIAALKEAGALDGIVVGGFDGSPDAVDSIKAGELAYTVLQPVAVFSEEAVRLADTFIRTGEAPETEKQAFDCILITSENVDKMTAPFTYTD, from the coding sequence ATGGTGCGCAAGAAGGCGCTAGCCGTCCTCGCAGCTGCGGGCGCGCTCGTCCTCGGCCTGACCGCTTGCTCGGGCGGAAGCTCGAACGAATCCACCGGCGGTGCTGCGGCGGGATCGGGCGAGGCCGGGGGTCTCATCACGATCATCGTCAACGACCCCGCCAACCCGTACTGGAAGACCGAGGGGGACATCGCTGCGGCGACCGCCGAGGAACTCGGGTACGAGGCGACCGTGGGCGCCCACAAGGGGGACGCCAACACGGAGAACACCCTCATCGACACGGCGATCTCGAACAAATCCGTCGCCATCATCCTGGACCCGGCGAACGCCGACGGGTCGGTCGCCGCGGTGAAGAAGGCGACGAACGCCGGCATCCCCGTGTTCCTGGTCAACGCCGAGATCAACGAGCCGGGCATCGCGAAGGCACAGCTCGTCTCGAACAACGCGCAGGGTGCGGCCCTGGGCGCCCAGGAATGGGTGCGGCTGATGGGCGACGCCGGTGACTACGTCGAGCTCTTCGGCGCACCGTCGGACAACAACGCCCAGACCCGGTCGAACGGCTACACCACGGTGATCAGCCAGTACCCCGGACTCGTCCAGGTCGGCAAGGAGGTCGCTGACTGGGACCGCACGAAGGGTCACGACAAGATGCAGGCTCTCCTGCAGGCGAACCCGGCCATCAACGGTGTCATCTCGGGTAACGACGAGATGGCGCTCGGCGCGATCGCCGCTCTCAAGGAGGCCGGTGCGCTCGACGGCATCGTCGTCGGTGGCTTCGACGGCTCCCCGGATGCGGTGGACTCGATCAAGGCCGGCGAGCTGGCCTACACGGTGCTTCAGCCGGTCGCCGTCTTCTCGGAGGAGGCGGTCCGTCTCGCGGACACGTTCATCCGGACCGGTGAGGCGCCCGAGACCGAGAAGCAGGCGTTCGACTGCATCCTGATCACCTCGGAGAACGTCGACAAGATGACGGCTCCGTTCACCTACACCGACTGA